In bacterium, one genomic interval encodes:
- a CDS encoding P-loop NTPase has protein sequence MSTDDLAARTRPKPSRALTVAVGSGKGGVGKTTLVANLAIALARLGLKVTVVDGDMGLANLDVLLGLVPRRTLEHFFREGLPLEDLAVDGPLGVRVIPAGSGLPELTQLSMDELIQFVRGLQPLRETSDVLIFDTAAGIAESSSRLWLLAERFLLVTWPEPTALVDAYAALKVLRRRGPQQQVGLVVNGARDADEAKRVHRRLDAAAQQFLGQGIQLDGYVVRDEAVAEAARRQKAVVLAQPLAPASRCVERLALHLAALAGGRLRGAGEQQWENACTPAELSH, from the coding sequence ATGAGCACCGACGATCTGGCCGCACGGACGCGGCCGAAGCCGTCCCGCGCGCTGACCGTCGCGGTCGGCTCGGGGAAGGGCGGCGTCGGCAAGACGACGCTCGTCGCCAACTTGGCGATCGCCCTCGCCCGGCTCGGCCTGAAGGTCACGGTGGTGGACGGCGACATGGGGCTCGCGAACCTCGACGTCCTGCTGGGACTCGTGCCGCGGCGCACCCTCGAGCACTTCTTCCGCGAGGGGCTGCCGCTCGAGGACCTGGCGGTGGACGGGCCGCTCGGCGTGCGCGTGATCCCGGCCGGCTCGGGGCTGCCCGAACTGACGCAGCTCTCGATGGACGAGCTGATCCAGTTCGTGCGCGGGCTGCAGCCGCTGCGCGAGACGAGCGACGTGCTGATCTTCGACACCGCGGCCGGCATCGCCGAGTCGTCGTCGCGCCTCTGGCTGCTCGCCGAGCGCTTCCTGCTCGTGACGTGGCCGGAGCCGACCGCGCTCGTGGACGCCTACGCCGCGCTCAAGGTGCTGCGGCGGCGCGGCCCCCAGCAGCAGGTGGGGCTGGTCGTCAACGGCGCGCGGGACGCGGACGAGGCGAAGCGGGTCCACCGCCGCCTCGACGCCGCGGCGCAGCAGTTCCTCGGACAAGGGATCCAACTCGACGGGTACGTGGTGCGGGACGAGGCGGTGGCGGAAGCGGCGCGGCGCCAGAAGGCGGTCGTGCTGGCCCAGCCGCTGGCCCCGGCCAGCCGCTGCGTGGAACGTTTGGCACTTCACCTCGCGGCCCTCGCCGGCGGGCGGTTGCGCGGAGCGGGCGAGCAACAATGGGAAAACGCATGCACACCAGCCGAACTGTCGCACTGA